One Fusobacterium sp. IOR10 DNA segment encodes these proteins:
- the ribE gene encoding 6,7-dimethyl-8-ribityllumazine synthase has product MKVLEGNFSGKGLRIGIVAGRFNEFITSKLIGGAEDALRRHEVNGDNITLAWVPGAFEIPIAVKKMVESKKYDAVIALGAVIKGATPHFDYVCSEVSKGCATISLESGIPVMFGVLTTNSIEEAIERAGTKAGNKGFDVANGAIEMCNLLKEM; this is encoded by the coding sequence ATGAAAGTATTAGAAGGAAATTTTAGTGGAAAAGGTTTAAGAATAGGAATTGTAGCAGGAAGATTTAATGAATTTATAACTTCAAAACTAATAGGTGGAGCTGAAGATGCTCTAAGAAGACATGAAGTTAATGGAGATAACATTACTTTAGCATGGGTTCCAGGAGCCTTTGAAATACCTATAGCTGTTAAAAAAATGGTTGAATCTAAAAAATACGACGCTGTTATTGCTTTAGGAGCTGTAATAAAGGGAGCTACTCCTCATTTTGATTATGTATGTTCTGAAGTTTCAAAGGGATGTGCTACTATTTCCCTTGAAAGTGGTATTCCTGTAATGTTTGGTGTGTTAACAACTAACAGCATTGAAGAAGCTATTGAAAGAGCAGGAACAAAGGCTGGAAACAAAGGTTTTGATGTTGCTAATGGTGCTATAGAAATGTGTAATCTACTAAAGGAGATGTAA
- a CDS encoding sodium/glutamate symporter, with protein sequence MEILYNLSFISLLTLLGIFIKSKSRFLNKFFIPSSIIGGLIGLIIGPEILGRYFNIIPVEIYQSIKSIPSILIIPLTASIPIGLKLEKSKKHNFSGINMTLILFLVTFLQLLIGFLVNYFYTIFKPNSIYESFGSELNAGFAGGHGIAGIIGLILKDLNLKYWNLAQGVAASMATFGLVFGIIFGIVLINIEKRKRRTYSFKELEIIKYNISNEKESPTVSNKGTNLKTNRLIVYFSLVFFACGAAFVMSNLFRKYNIFILSNISSWSLAMIIMFVIWKYVKNYSVAEGVNLELRNMVSGLLIEYAVVSAVATLPLRAVYTYIVPILITATIGIFSTWFFIDFLCKKYFKDNFHFQRCVTMFGTSTGIFITGLLLLRICDPELKTPVLKDYSLGFSVIAILGPIFNLVFYTTKLRVQYSPIAPILLLSVMLVIGFAILEYFNSKKFKN encoded by the coding sequence ATGGAAATACTTTACAACTTGTCTTTCATCAGTTTACTTACACTACTTGGGATATTTATAAAATCAAAGTCTAGATTTTTAAATAAATTTTTTATTCCTTCCTCTATTATTGGAGGATTAATTGGGTTAATTATAGGTCCTGAAATTTTAGGAAGATATTTTAATATTATTCCTGTTGAAATATACCAAAGTATAAAATCAATACCTAGTATTTTAATCATCCCATTAACAGCTTCAATTCCAATTGGACTAAAGCTTGAAAAATCTAAAAAACATAATTTTTCAGGAATTAATATGACTTTAATTCTTTTTTTAGTTACCTTTCTACAACTTTTAATTGGATTTTTAGTAAATTATTTTTACACTATTTTTAAACCAAATTCAATTTATGAATCCTTTGGTTCTGAGCTTAATGCTGGATTTGCTGGGGGACATGGAATAGCTGGTATCATTGGACTTATTCTAAAGGATTTAAATTTAAAATATTGGAATTTAGCCCAAGGGGTAGCTGCTTCAATGGCAACATTTGGTCTTGTTTTTGGAATTATATTTGGAATAGTTCTAATAAATATTGAAAAAAGAAAAAGAAGAACCTATTCTTTTAAGGAACTTGAAATTATAAAATACAATATAAGTAATGAAAAAGAATCTCCAACTGTTTCCAACAAAGGAACAAATTTAAAAACAAATAGATTAATTGTATATTTTTCCCTTGTATTTTTTGCATGTGGAGCTGCCTTTGTAATGTCTAATTTATTTAGGAAATATAATATTTTCATACTTTCAAATATATCCTCTTGGTCTTTGGCTATGATTATAATGTTTGTTATTTGGAAATATGTTAAAAATTATAGTGTGGCAGAAGGTGTTAACCTTGAATTGAGAAACATGGTCTCTGGGCTTTTAATTGAATACGCTGTTGTTTCAGCTGTTGCTACTCTACCTCTAAGAGCTGTATACACATACATTGTTCCTATACTTATAACTGCAACAATTGGAATATTCTCCACATGGTTTTTCATTGATTTTTTATGTAAAAAATATTTCAAAGATAATTTTCACTTTCAAAGATGTGTTACTATGTTTGGAACTTCAACAGGAATATTTATAACAGGGTTATTACTATTGAGAATTTGTGATCCTGAATTAAAAACCCCTGTTTTAAAAGATTATTCCCTTGGATTTTCAGTTATTGCCATTCTTGGACCTATATTCAACTTAGTTTTCTATACCACTAAGCTAAGAGTTCAGTACAGTCCAATAGCACCTATTTTGCTTTTATCAGTTATGCTAGTTATAGGTTTTGCAATTCTTGAATACTTTAATTCTAAGAAATTTAAAAATTAA
- a CDS encoding putative hydro-lyase, producing the protein MVINNGEQARNEIRLEKWTGPTPGMAYGYTQANLVILPAKYAMDFLIFCQRNPKPCPILDICEPGKFIPGLIAPSADIRTDIPKYRVYRDGILVEEVNNILNLWSDDLVSFLLGCSFTFEKALSDEEIGIRHIEENRNVPMYITNIECNPAGIFNGPTVVSMRPIAKDLVEKAVAITSRFPRVHGAPIHIGEPEKIGIKDISKPDFGDAVTIKEGEVPVFWACGVTPQAVIMNVKPELVITHAPGCMFISDIKDDDLATY; encoded by the coding sequence TTGGTTATTAATAATGGAGAACAAGCAAGAAACGAAATAAGACTAGAAAAATGGACAGGTCCCACACCAGGCATGGCTTACGGATACACTCAAGCTAATCTGGTAATACTTCCTGCTAAATATGCTATGGATTTTCTTATATTCTGCCAACGGAATCCTAAACCTTGTCCTATCTTAGATATCTGTGAACCTGGGAAATTTATACCTGGTTTAATTGCACCTTCTGCAGATATTCGTACAGATATACCAAAATATCGTGTTTATAGAGATGGAATATTGGTAGAAGAAGTAAATAATATCTTAAATTTGTGGTCTGATGATTTAGTTTCTTTTCTACTTGGTTGTAGTTTTACATTTGAAAAGGCTTTGTCAGATGAAGAAATTGGTATACGTCATATTGAAGAAAATCGTAATGTTCCTATGTATATAACAAATATAGAATGCAATCCAGCAGGAATTTTTAATGGACCTACTGTTGTTAGTATGAGACCAATAGCAAAGGATCTAGTTGAAAAAGCTGTTGCAATTACCTCAAGATTTCCTAGAGTTCATGGAGCACCTATTCATATAGGAGAACCTGAAAAAATTGGAATAAAAGACATATCAAAACCAGATTTTGGAGATGCTGTAACTATTAAAGAGGGGGAAGTACCTGTATTCTGGGCATGTGGAGTCACACCTCAAGCAGTAATAATGAATGTTAAACCAGAGCTTGTAATAACTCATGCTCCTGGATGTATGTTTATTTCTGATATAAAAGATGATGACCTAGCAACATACTAA
- a CDS encoding MATE family efflux transporter, with protein sequence MKLDLGKDSLTRIIFKYGCPSVITMWIFSLYTIVDGTFIGRYLGTKEIAAVNIVMPYVNLSFALGIMIAIGSSTIIAINLGEGNKEKANQIYSLSLELLFIFGSFLGTLGVLFPKEIVRLLGANDVILNDAATYLSYLSFFTLFYLLSYGFEVFVRIEGCPAYSMLCLFVGAILNIFLDYYFILHLHWGIKGAALATGIAQFGTAFFLLLYLVLHSKKLKFIPTKVTLKNSLNICYKGFSEFITETATGIVIMAFNIIIMKIMGEKGVSAFGIIGYISTLVTMTMTGFSQGIQPVISYNYGALKFERIKKILKIELTTVILLGIIFYIFINTYVGNIISIFINGDRTIYNITKKAINIYSFTYLLVGVNIVISSFFTAIENSFISSILSALRGFILINILLYTFPNMFNELGIWMSAPTNELLTLIISISIFITIGLKSINKKYV encoded by the coding sequence ATGAAATTAGATTTAGGTAAGGATAGCCTCACGAGGATTATCTTCAAGTACGGTTGTCCCTCTGTGATAACCATGTGGATTTTTTCTTTATATACAATTGTTGATGGAACATTTATTGGAAGATATTTGGGAACAAAGGAAATTGCAGCGGTAAACATTGTGATGCCCTATGTTAATTTATCCTTTGCCCTAGGTATAATGATTGCAATAGGTAGTTCAACAATAATAGCCATTAATTTAGGTGAAGGTAATAAAGAAAAAGCAAACCAAATCTATAGTTTGTCTTTAGAGTTACTATTTATATTCGGATCATTTTTAGGAACATTGGGAGTTCTTTTCCCTAAGGAAATTGTTAGGCTTTTAGGGGCCAATGATGTTATCTTAAATGATGCTGCCACTTATTTATCTTATTTATCCTTTTTTACACTTTTTTATTTACTATCTTATGGTTTTGAAGTATTTGTTCGAATAGAAGGATGTCCTGCATATTCAATGCTATGTCTATTTGTTGGAGCAATTTTAAATATTTTTTTAGATTATTATTTTATACTGCATTTACATTGGGGAATAAAAGGAGCTGCCCTTGCAACTGGAATTGCTCAGTTTGGAACTGCTTTTTTCCTTCTTCTATATCTTGTTCTTCATTCTAAAAAATTAAAATTTATTCCTACTAAAGTAACCCTTAAAAATTCATTGAATATTTGTTACAAAGGATTTTCAGAGTTTATAACAGAAACTGCCACAGGAATAGTTATTATGGCCTTTAATATTATTATTATGAAGATTATGGGAGAAAAGGGTGTTTCTGCCTTTGGAATAATTGGATATATTTCCACATTGGTAACTATGACTATGACTGGTTTTTCACAGGGAATACAGCCTGTTATAAGTTATAATTATGGAGCTTTAAAATTTGAAAGAATTAAAAAAATACTAAAAATAGAATTGACCACTGTTATTTTACTTGGAATAATATTTTATATATTTATAAATACCTATGTGGGAAATATAATTTCTATATTTATAAATGGTGATAGAACAATTTATAACATTACTAAAAAAGCAATAAATATTTATAGTTTCACATATTTATTAGTTGGTGTAAATATTGTTATTTCATCCTTCTTTACAGCTATAGAAAATTCATTTATTTCTAGTATATTAAGTGCCCTTAGAGGCTTTATTTTAATAAATATTTTACTTTATACTTTCCCTAATATGTTTAATGAACTTGGAATTTGGATGTCTGCCCCAACAAATGAATTACTTACTTTAATAATCTCTATTTCAATATTTATAACTATTGGACTTAAAAGTATCAATAAAAAATACGTTTAA
- a CDS encoding bifunctional precorrin-2 dehydrogenase/sirohydrochlorin ferrochelatase, protein MNNSNNFFPLFINLKNKNILVIGAGKIAFRKVSTVLEYEGNIKILTREVRDPRLTKLALNNNLIDLQVGNFSREDLKKQCLNSFLVILATDNEKLNEELYMYCDEHNILVNNITSKTLMNTRFASVLKEGEYVIGISANGDPKKSKALKNKLHSLDIGTIL, encoded by the coding sequence ATGAATAATTCAAATAATTTTTTTCCATTATTTATTAATTTAAAAAATAAAAATATCCTTGTAATTGGAGCTGGGAAGATTGCCTTTAGAAAGGTTTCCACTGTTCTAGAATATGAAGGAAATATAAAGATTCTCACAAGGGAAGTAAGAGATCCTAGATTGACAAAATTAGCTCTCAATAATAATTTAATAGATCTTCAAGTTGGTAATTTTAGTAGGGAAGATTTAAAAAAACAATGTTTAAATAGTTTTTTAGTTATTCTTGCAACAGATAATGAGAAATTAAATGAAGAACTATATATGTATTGTGATGAACACAACATACTAGTTAATAACATCACATCTAAAACTCTTATGAACACTAGATTTGCAAGTGTTCTTAAGGAAGGGGAATATGTAATAGGAATTTCAGCTAATGGGGATCCTAAAAAATCCAAGGCTCTAAAAAATAAGCTACATTCTCTTGACATTGGAACTATTCTATAG
- a CDS encoding MerR family transcriptional regulator, translated as MNSHKKTFYKIGEISKLYGISSDLLRYYNKIGLVKPDFIGENGYRYYSKRQIWKLNSIRNLRNLGIGLEDIKKFLYERNTRNTEEMLEFQLNVISDKINNLQELKEEINNKIENINFFKGFEEFDKPILKYIPERKILKSKGILKKDWEIDFEIKILNKKTTYKDDIILTNNEIGAFISKENFYKKEYQTFSGTFIINEEKGEKLKEGYYLSLTFRGSYKYSSKYYEILKLYIKNNNYRIIGEILEIYHIEVHITEEEDEYITEIQIPIEKIICD; from the coding sequence ATGAATTCTCATAAGAAAACATTTTATAAAATAGGAGAGATTAGTAAGTTATATGGAATTAGCAGTGATCTTTTAAGATATTATAATAAAATAGGCCTAGTGAAACCAGATTTTATTGGAGAGAATGGATATAGATACTACTCTAAAAGACAAATTTGGAAATTAAATAGTATAAGAAATTTGAGAAATTTAGGTATAGGATTAGAGGATATAAAAAAGTTTCTTTATGAAAGAAACACGAGAAATACTGAGGAAATGCTTGAATTTCAGCTAAATGTTATATCTGATAAAATTAATAATTTGCAAGAATTAAAAGAAGAAATTAATAATAAAATAGAAAATATAAACTTTTTTAAAGGATTTGAAGAATTTGATAAACCTATACTAAAATATATTCCAGAAAGAAAAATTTTAAAATCCAAGGGGATATTAAAAAAAGACTGGGAAATAGACTTTGAGATAAAAATTTTAAATAAAAAAACAACCTACAAAGATGACATTATATTAACTAACAATGAAATAGGAGCTTTTATATCCAAGGAGAATTTTTACAAAAAAGAATACCAAACCTTTTCAGGAACCTTTATAATAAATGAAGAAAAGGGAGAAAAGCTTAAAGAAGGTTATTATTTAAGTTTAACTTTCAGAGGGAGCTATAAATATAGTTCCAAATATTATGAAATTTTAAAACTTTACATTAAAAATAATAACTATAGGATAATTGGTGAGATTTTAGAAATTTACCATATAGAAGTTCATATAACAGAAGAGGAAGATGAATATATAACAGAAATTCAAATTCCAATTGAAAAAATAATTTGTGATTAA
- a CDS encoding diaminopimelate decarboxylase, whose protein sequence is MFNKEVILEQGKKYDSFYLYDENIVLGNIKKLKKNFPNVKFLYSVKSNHHPEILKTIFAQGIGADAASSNEVLKAFNNNVPKEEILYSAPGKSIKDIETAFDKCIFTADSLNEIKMLNDFGKEKDQIMEIGIRVNPDFTFYSDFGVATKFGIDEEILMENLDLLNSFENIKIIGIHVHSSSQELNTEILKKYYRNMFSLTKELQNKLNLKLKFINLGSGIGIPFSVTDNPVDVKDLGKELNSLCEKFKDEIKGVQLYIETGRYLCGPSGVYATKVIDIKISRGKKFVILKNTFNGFIRPSMEAFVKSYSDNPKMNEPLFTKKGAFQYVVLTDEKKLEKVDLYGNLCTSTDLVGKDLILPKIKIGDLIVMTNAGCYAAVLTPFQFSSQIPPKELYLKKDGNIIL, encoded by the coding sequence ATGTTTAACAAAGAAGTGATATTAGAACAAGGAAAAAAGTATGATAGTTTTTATCTTTATGATGAAAATATTGTTTTAGGAAACATTAAAAAATTAAAGAAAAATTTTCCAAATGTTAAATTTTTGTATTCTGTAAAATCAAATCATCATCCAGAAATATTAAAAACAATATTTGCCCAAGGAATTGGAGCAGATGCAGCTAGTAGTAATGAAGTTTTAAAGGCTTTTAATAATAATGTACCAAAGGAAGAAATTCTATACTCTGCTCCAGGAAAATCAATTAAAGATATTGAAACAGCCTTTGATAAATGTATATTTACAGCTGATAGTTTAAATGAAATTAAAATGTTAAATGATTTTGGAAAAGAAAAAGATCAAATAATGGAAATAGGTATTAGAGTTAATCCAGATTTTACTTTTTATTCTGATTTTGGAGTTGCCACTAAGTTTGGAATAGACGAAGAAATATTAATGGAAAATTTAGATCTATTAAATTCTTTTGAAAATATAAAAATAATAGGAATACATGTTCACTCAAGTAGTCAAGAATTGAATACAGAAATATTAAAAAAATATTATAGAAATATGTTTTCCCTAACTAAAGAACTTCAAAATAAGTTGAATTTAAAGTTAAAATTTATTAATTTAGGATCAGGAATAGGAATTCCTTTTTCAGTTACTGACAATCCTGTTGATGTTAAGGATTTAGGAAAAGAATTAAATTCCCTTTGTGAAAAATTTAAAGATGAAATAAAAGGTGTTCAACTTTATATAGAAACTGGTCGTTATTTATGTGGACCTAGTGGAGTCTATGCTACAAAAGTAATAGACATTAAAATCTCTAGAGGAAAGAAATTTGTTATATTAAAAAATACTTTCAATGGATTTATAAGACCATCAATGGAAGCATTTGTTAAATCATATTCTGACAATCCAAAAATGAATGAACCTTTATTTACTAAAAAGGGAGCTTTTCAATATGTTGTGTTAACAGATGAAAAGAAATTAGAGAAAGTTGATTTATATGGAAATCTATGTACTTCAACAGATTTAGTTGGAAAAGATTTGATTTTACCAAAAATAAAAATTGGAGATTTAATAGTTATGACAAATGCAGGATGTTACGCAGCAGTATTAACTCCTTTCCAATTTTCTTCACAAATTCCACCAAAGGAACTATATTTAA